Sequence from the Methanobrevibacter arboriphilus genome:
ATAAAGTAGTTGCAAATAATTATGTAAGTACAGCTAATAAACTTATGAATCAAGGGATAAGTATACAAAATCAAAGAAATAACCTTGTTAAAAATAACCCTGATAAATTTAAAGAAGTTAATCAATAGATAAATTTAATCATAAACTTATTTTATTAAGTATTAAATATTGAATATTAATTAATTTATGTTATTAATGTTGATTGATTATATTATTTTTATAATTTATTAATTTTTTAAATATGATAAATAGAATAATTAGTTTTACTTTTAAATTTAAAAAATTAAATAACAATATAATTCAATAAAAAGAAGTAATTAAATAACAAAAATAATATAAAAAATAATATAATTCAATGAAGAAATCAATTATAATGGATATATTAAATAATAATAGATCTATTAAAAGATATGCTAAAAATTATCAACAATTTTATCATTATAGAGGTAAAGAATGAGAAAAAAATGCCCTAACTGTAAAGGAACAGGATCTTCAAAAGTTGATCAAAAAGTATGTGATTCCTGTGATGGAACAGGTTTTCAAGATAGTTTTGAAACTAAAAACCATTTTAAAGGTGTAAATAATAATGCTAAAGCCAAATTTGATTTAGAAATAGAAGAAGATGTGCCCTGTGAAGTTTGCAAAGGAAAAGGAGTAATTGATATTAATGAAAAATGTCAGACTTGCGAAGGAATAGGAGAAATCAATGTTTGTAAATCTTGTAATAAAATAGTTCCAGAAAACACTGATTATTGCACAGAATGTAAAATCAAATTAGAAAAAGAGAGACAAATAAAGGAAAAAGAGGAATTAGAGAAAATGAAGCTAGAAGAAGAACTTAGAAAAAAGCCAACAAAAGTATTTGTATTAGATCCTCTTTGTGAGATGGAAGATTTAGAAATAGGCTTAATCTATAAAGGAAAGATTACAAGAGTAGAAAAGTATGGAGTATTTGTTAGCTTAAACAATCAAGTTTGGGGTTTGATGAGAACTGGAAACCCAAATTATTCAGTTGGAGATGAAATATTTGTAAAAATAACTGAAATTAAGTCTCACAAAAGAGAAGTAGATATGGGACCAGCTAATATAATTGGAGATATAGAAATAGAGAAAGTTAAAAAGAATATCTCCAGAAGCCAAATAGGATCTCTTACTAACAAAGATATAGGAAAAGTTGTTAGAATAGAAGGAGAAATTATACAAATACAACAAACTTCAGGACCAACAATTTTCACAATTACTGATGAAACAGCTATTACATGGGCAGCAGCATTTGATGAAGCAGGTGTTAGAGTTTATCCACACATTGAAACTGGAGACATTGTTGAAGTAATGGGGGAAGTGAATCAACATAGTGGTAAAATTCAAATCGAATCTGAAATAATAGAAAAATTAGAAGGTGAAAAAGAAGATAAAATCCGTCAAATAATTGAAAAAGCACTCGATGAAAAAGCAGAGCCTGAAAATGTACCAACACTAATTAAAAGTCCAATATTAGATAAATTACAACCAAAAATGAGAGAAGCTGCAAAAACAATACGAAAGGCTATAATGGATGGTAGAACTGTTTTACTCAGACATCATGCAGATGCAGATGGAATATCTGCAGGAGTAGCTATGGAAAAAGCAGTTATTCCCTTACTTAGAGAAATAAGCCCAAGTACTGATGCAGAATGGCATTATTTCAGAAGATCACCAAGTAAAGCCCCATTTTATGAGCTTGAAGATGTTATAAAAGACCTTTCTTTTGCTCTTGAAGATTTGGAAAGACATGGGCAAAAATTACCCCTTATTGTGCTTTTAGATAATGGTTCAACAGAAGAAGATGTTCTCGCACTTATGAAAGCTAAAATATATGATATTGAGATTGTTGTAATCGATCATCACTTCCCCGGTGAAGTAAAGGATGGGAAAGTAGAAGTAGATGAGTTTGTAGATACTCATGTTAACCCATATCTTGTTGGAGGAGATTCACAGATTACTGCAGGAGCATTAGCTGTTGAAGTAGCTAATATAATTAATCCTGAAATAAAAGAGCTTATAAGTCACCTTCCAGGAGTAGCTGCACTTGGTGACCATGCAGAATCAGATGAAGCAGAGCAATATATAGAATTAGCTAAAGAAAAAGGTTTTAGTAGAGAAGACCTTGATAAGATAGCTGCTTGTGTTGATTTTGAAGCATATTTTTTAAGATTCATGAATGGTAGAGGAATCATGGATACAATACTTGCAGTTGATAATATTGATAAACATGAAAAACTTGTTAATGCATTGTATAAAGAGTATAATAAAAGAATAGCTACACAATTAAAAGCTACACTTCCAAATGTAAAAGAAGAAAAACTTCCTAATGGAATATATTTCAATGTTCTTGATGTTGAAAAGTATGCTCATAAATTTACATTTCCTGCTCCAGGAAAAACTTGTGGATTTGTTCATGATAAATATGTGAAAGATCTTGGAGAGGAAACACCAATAATAACACTCTGTTATGGACCTGATTTTGGAGTGGTTAGAGCAACAGAAGTTATACATAAAAAATTTGGTTTTAACTTAAATGAAATCATATGGAAGCTTCAAGAAAGAATACCAGAGGCTGGAATAGATGGTGGTGGACATGAAGTCGCAGGTTCTATAAAATTTGTAGAAGGTTTATTAAAAGAAGTATTGGGTAGTTTTGCAGAAGAAATTGCAAATATGGATGAAATATAACTATTTTTTCATAACAAACTATTTTTAACTATTTCTTATTGTTTTTATATATAATATTAAATTCTATGTTAATAAGCAAACATTTAGAAAAATTGAATCAATAATAGATAATTTCTTTGGTTTAATCAATTTTTTAATTAAGGATAAGAAATTCAAAAAAAGAAAACATTGATTTATTAAATAATATTTTAAATTCAAATTTTATATTCTAAAATCAGCATAGTTATATCATCAAATTGCTCAAGATTTTTAGAAAATTCATCACATTCTTCTTTTATCTTCACTAATAAATCACGTATAGGTAAATCTGAGTTATTCAATATATTTATTAAATTTTTTTCTCCAAAAAATTCTTTTTTACTATTAATAGCTTCTGTTATACCATCAGTATATAAAAATATTCTAGCTCCTTTTTCCAGCTTTATTTCATTTTGAATATAATCAATATCATCTATTGGCCCTAAAACAAAGTTTGGTTTGGATTTAAGTGGTTTATATCTTGAAGAAGTTTTCAGTAAAGGAGGATTATGTCCTGCATTTACATAAGTGAGCATAGCAGTTTTTATCTCTAAAATACCCATCCAAGCAGTTACAAACATGTTTTCAGAGTTATCTCTTGCAAGTTGATTATTAACATTTTTAAATATATTCTTAGGATTTGATTCATATAATGCTTCTTTCTTTATAAGAGTCTTAGCTAACATCATAAATAGTGCTGCAGGAATACCTTTACCTGAAACATCCCCTATAACAATAGCTACATGATCATCATCAATGAAGAAAAAATCATAGAAATCTCCTCCAACTTCTTTTGCAGGATATGAAGTTGCAGAAATATCAAATTTTCCATTTCCTTGAGATGTTAAAAATTCTTTTGGAAGTATGGATTTTTGAATATTAGTTGCAATATTCAATTCTGTATTAATTCTTTCTTTTTCTGCAGTAATATTTTTTAAATCCAAAATATATAATTTTAAATCTTTAATCATTTGTTCAAATGATTCTGCCAAAATTTCAATTTCAATTTGTTTATTTTGCAGACTGTTTAATTTTTTTACTATATTATTAGAATCT
This genomic interval carries:
- a CDS encoding DHH family phosphoesterase, which codes for MRKKCPNCKGTGSSKVDQKVCDSCDGTGFQDSFETKNHFKGVNNNAKAKFDLEIEEDVPCEVCKGKGVIDINEKCQTCEGIGEINVCKSCNKIVPENTDYCTECKIKLEKERQIKEKEELEKMKLEEELRKKPTKVFVLDPLCEMEDLEIGLIYKGKITRVEKYGVFVSLNNQVWGLMRTGNPNYSVGDEIFVKITEIKSHKREVDMGPANIIGDIEIEKVKKNISRSQIGSLTNKDIGKVVRIEGEIIQIQQTSGPTIFTITDETAITWAAAFDEAGVRVYPHIETGDIVEVMGEVNQHSGKIQIESEIIEKLEGEKEDKIRQIIEKALDEKAEPENVPTLIKSPILDKLQPKMREAAKTIRKAIMDGRTVLLRHHADADGISAGVAMEKAVIPLLREISPSTDAEWHYFRRSPSKAPFYELEDVIKDLSFALEDLERHGQKLPLIVLLDNGSTEEDVLALMKAKIYDIEIVVIDHHFPGEVKDGKVEVDEFVDTHVNPYLVGGDSQITAGALAVEVANIINPEIKELISHLPGVAALGDHAESDEAEQYIELAKEKGFSREDLDKIAACVDFEAYFLRFMNGRGIMDTILAVDNIDKHEKLVNALYKEYNKRIATQLKATLPNVKEEKLPNGIYFNVLDVEKYAHKFTFPAPGKTCGFVHDKYVKDLGEETPIITLCYGPDFGVVRATEVIHKKFGFNLNEIIWKLQERIPEAGIDGGGHEVAGSIKFVEGLLKEVLGSFAEEIANMDEI